DNA from Dietzia lutea:
CGACCCTTGCGGGGCGACGACTGCGCGGGTGCGGTCCGGTGTGACTGAGGGAGATCGTCCATGCCGAAAGTGTTGCGCACAACTGAGTTGAGTGCAACCGGTGATTTCGGGATACTGGGACCCATGCCCGCCGATCTCCGCCTCGACCACCAGGTCTGCTTCTCCCTCTACGCGGCCTCGCGCGCCTCGACCTCGGCCTACCGGCACGCCCTCGCCTCGGTCGGACTCACCTACCCGCAGTACCTCGCCCTGCTCGCCCTGTGGGAGGAGGACGGCCTCACGGTCCGCCAACTGGGCGACCGCCTCCACCTGGACTCTGGCACCCTGTCCCCGCTCCTGGCGCGCCTCGAGAACGCCGGGCTCGTCGCCCGCTCGCGGTCCGCCGACGACGGCCGGAGCGTCCACGTCCACCTCACCGAGTCCGGCGAGAAGCTGCGCGCGGAGGCCGAGGCCATCCAGTGCTCCCTGCTCGGAAGGCTGGACATGTCGGAGGAGGACCTGCTGCAACTGCGCACCCTCGCCCAGCGCCTCGTCGACTCTCTCGAGGCCAGCGCGTAACAAACCCGGCGCGGCGGCGCCGGCTCAGCCGGACGCGACGGGCTGGCGGAGGATCGTCCTCAACCTCGCGGGCTCGACCCTGCGCGGATCCGAGAGATAGATCTCGTGATGGTGGCCGGACAGCACGGCGCCCCGGCCCGCGATGGCCTCCGCGTGCATCCGCGCGATCACCGGACCCTCCTCGTCATAGGGCCCCACGTGCAGCGTCTGCACTGCCGTACCCTCCGCGAACCGGGCGAACCGCACACGCTCACCGGCGTCCGAACCCCTCGTCGTCGTCACCCTCTCCCCTGCGGCGGCTACGACCTCCGGCGTGATCCACTCCGGCTGCCAGATCATCATCGTCCAGTTCCACGCGTCCTTGTCCCGGGCGGTGAACACCCGCGGATCGTCGGCGTACCAGAGCCCCTCGAGCGGGCCCACGGTGTGGACCCGCCCGAGCTCCGACTTCGCGATCGCCCGGATCGCGTACGACAGGACGTACAGCGACTCGACGGCCGTGCGGTAGGCCAGCGCGGTGTTGGGGTCGCCGCGGCCGTCGACCCGGAGGAACCACATGGGCGGGACCTCCACCGTGTCGACGCGCCCGACGCGGCCTGAGTACAGGTCGCGTCGCAGCGTCTTGATGTCGACGCTCCCGGGGTTCGCGCTACCGGACATGCGCAGAATCTACTCCCGACGGCGCCAGGGCGAGGGGCGGCCACGACGACAGGTCCCGCAGGAGCTGACGGTCGTGGGTGGCGACGACCACCGCGCAGGATGCGGTTGTCAGTGCCTCGGTGAGCCCGTCCACCAGGGTTGACGCCAGGTGGTTGGTCGGCTCGTCCAGGATCAGCATCGCGGGCCGCGCGGCCAGGCACAGCGCGAGGTGGAGGCGGCGCTGCTGGCCCTGCGACATCCGGCTCACCGCGGTGGCGGCGGCGCGCGGGTCCAGCAGCCCGGTCGACGTCAGTCCCGGCGCGTCGTCGCGGCCCAGCCGACCGACGTGCTCGGTGTAGATCTGCGTCGCGGTCCGTCGAGGATCCCACTGCGGCACCTCCTGGGACAGGTACGCGACCCGCGCGGCGGGACGACGATCAACAGTGCCCCTGTCCGGATCGAGCTCCCCCGCGAGCAGGGCGAGCAGCGTCGACTTGCCCGCCCCGTTCGGGCCGGTGACCAGCAGTCGGTCGCCGGTGTCGAACGACATCGAGACCGGCGCGCGCAGCCGTCCCGAGACGGCGACCTCCCGGCAGGTCAGCACCCGCTGCCCGGCGGGGACGTCCCACGCCGGCCACCGGAACCGCGGCGGAGGTGGCGGAACGGTCACGCGGTGACGCTCGAGATCCTCGCGGCGGCGGACGAACGCCCGGACGGTGCCGGCCGCGCGCGTAGACCTCTGATGTTTGCCGTGGCCCTTCTCGGGGCGCCACCCGTCGCGGAGCCGGTCCCGCGCCTCGTCCGCGGCGCGGGCGAGTCTGACCTGCTCGTCGAGCTGCTCGGTGTGGGCCTGCTCCCACGCGGATCGCACACGGCGGCGACCCTCGAGCCAGCCCTCGTAGCCGCCACCGAACACCAGAGGCCTCCCGTCCGGGCTCGGGTCGAGGTCGCAGAAATGTGTCGCCACGTCGCGTAGGAGCGCCCGATCGTGCGAGACGACGGCGACCCCGCCGGGGTGCGCTCGCAGCCGGTCGGTGAGGAACTCCAGCCCGGACGCGTCGAGATGGTTGGTCGGCTCGTCGAGCAGCAACAGGTCGTGGTGCGCGCCGAGGACGCAGGCCAGGCGGACACGGTAGCGCTGCCCCACGGACAGCGACGCCAGTGGGCGCGCGCGGTCATCGCACGCGCCGAGCCCGGCGAGCGCGACGTCGACCCGGCGGTCGGCGTCCCACGCGTCCAGTGCGGTGGCCAGCTCGAGCGCGGCCGCGTACTCGTCCTCGGCGCCGGGCTCCCCGGCCCCCAGCGCGTCGGCGGCGGCGTCCAACGCGCGCAGTGCGGCGAGGCTGTCGGCGATCTCCTCGGCGACGAGGTCGCCGACCGTGCGAGCCGCCGGGGCGTCCAGGTGTTGGTCCACGGTCCCTATCCGCCCGACCCGCGAGATGCTGCCGGAGTCCGGGCGGTGGCGCCCGGCCAGGACGCGCAGGAGCGTCGTCTTGCCCCGACCGTTCTCCCCCACCACGGCGAGCCGCGATGTCGCGGAGACGGTGAGGTCGACGCCGGTCAGGACGGTGCGGTCGCCGAGCGTCGCCGCCACATCGGTCAGGCGGATGTGTGCGCGGTCGCCCGCGGGGAGTCGGTGAGTGTGGTGCTGGTGCTGGTGCACGGTGCCCTCTTCGGCTCGTCGTGGAGCCGGGAAGCACGAGATGGCCGCCCGGCGTGTGCCCGTGGACGGCGTGCAGAGAGTGTGTCGAAGGTGGTCTCCGCCGCCGTCAGCGGCGGGACCAGGGCTTCATGGTGATGGCACCGGGATACATGCCCGGAAGTGTATCCGGGCCCGCCCCGCGACGCACCCCTCGGCGTCAACCCCGGTTGACATCGGCGGCTGTGTCAACGTAGGTTGACGGGTGAGGTGGTGACAGTGGAGACGACGTTCGACTTCAGCGCGGAGGACTCCCCCGTCGACAGATTGGCCGCCATCGCGCGGGCCAAAGCCGAGATCGCCCGCGAGGAGGCCGCCGCGGTGCGGTTCGCCCGGGTACACGGTCTGAGTTGGGCGGAGATCGGCACGGTTCTGGGGGTGAGCAGACAGGCACTGCACAAGCGATTCGGAAGGACGGCCTGAGGAGCGCATGGCGAGGACGCGAACCGGAGAACTACTGCGACCACTCGTCACGTTGGCCCCGAGTCCCCCGCGACTGCCCAATGCGACCAAGGCGGGACTCACCGTCCTGCTCTGCCTGGCGGTCTCCATGCTGCTGGGGCGCTTCGACCTGGGGCTACTCACCGTCACCGGGACCTTCGCGGTCCTCTACGCCCCGGCCGCGCCGCTGCGTCGTCGCGCCGCGACCGTCGCCGGCATCGGACTGGGCCTGGTCGTCGCCACCTCCCTCGGCGCCTTCACCGCCGGCTCCCACCTCGCCTTCGCCGTGACCGCGGTGCTGCTGGCGACCGTCACCGCCGGGGTGTGCCTGGCGTTCCGCGTCGGGCCGCCCGGGTCCTACTTCCTCGTGCTGACCGCCGGAATCGCGTACCTGCTGGTCGGCGAACACGGCACCGAACCCCTCCTCGTCCCGGCCATGACCGCGGTCGGTGCCGCCGTGGCGTGGCTGGTGACCATGGTGGACCTCCTCCCCGATCCCCGCCGGCCGGAACGTCGAGCGGTGCGCCGCGCGCGGGACGCGGTCGCGGCCTACGCGGCCACCGAACCGGGGCCCGACAGCCGACCGCAGCACCGCGCCGCGGCCCACGCGCTCGCCGACGCCGAGGAGGCCGTCGCCGAGGGGATGTGGACTCCCTCCGAGTCGATCAGCGCCGAGCTCGCCGCCGCCCACCGCGAGTACGACGCCCGCGCGGCGCGGGCGAGCCGACACATCGTGCCCGGCGACGACCCCGCCTGGGATCCGCGCAACCCCGACGCCGGCCGGTGGCTCGAGGGGGACCCCGAGTCCGCAGATGTGGAGATGCCGTCCGCCGCCGCGGCCGAGCGGGCCGAGCGGGAGTTCGTCCGCGACGAGCGCAGACACATCGGGTCGCTGCGACGGCGGCTGCGGAGCGGGCTTCGGTGGCCCGGGGAGCCGTGGGCGGTGGCGGCGTCGGTGGGGATCGCCACCGCGGTGTCGATCGTCCTGCTCACCCTGTTGGCCGGATCCGATCAGCCGCACCTGTACTGGGTGATCGCCTTCTCCGCCCTCGTCCTGCACCAGGGCGGGCCCCGCGCGGCACGGACCTACCGCGCACTGCACCGGCTGACCGGCACCGTCGCGGGGCTCGGCGTGTTCCTGCTGGTCGCCCTGCTGCAACCGTCGGGGTGGTGGCTCATCGGGCTGATCGTGGCTCTGCAGTTCACGATCGAACTGCTGGTCACCCGGAACTACGGACTGGCGGTCACGCTCATCACCCCGCTCGCCCTGCTCATCGCCTCCGGCGGCGACGTCCCGGACCAGCCGCTGCCCCTGGTCGGCGAGAGACTGCTCGACACGGTCGTGGGCGTGCTCGTCGCCCTGGTCGTCCTGTGGGGGCTGGGTCGCCGGGCGCACCACGGAGCAGTCCGTGCCGACACCCGACGTGTACTCCGCGAGATCGCCGAGTACACGCGTGGCGACGAGCAGACCCAGGACGAACCGACGCTGGCGTCAGCGCTGCGCGACCTCAACAGCAGCAACTCGCTGCTGATCGCGGACGGGCACGGTGACTCCCCGGAGTCGCGGACCGCGGAAGCGGTCACCTACGCCGGGTACCTCATGCTGGGCGCACGCGACCGCGACGCCGTTACGGGCACGGCCGAGGAGTGGTCGGACCTCGCCGACCTGGAGCTGCCCTCCGGGTGGCGGCCCGCCGCGTCGGACGACTCCGCCGACGCGCGGATCCGCGAGCAGTGCCGACGGGTGGGCGCCGGACTCGACTGAGCCGGCCCGCCACCCCCTACGGCACGCCGCTCCCCGGCCGGCGTGCCTCAGCCCGCGGCGGAGTCGGTGGCGGCGGCACCCCGGGCATCGTCCGGGCGGTCGACGTTCTGGAGCCGCAGCTGACCGCGGGCCAGCACCTTCCCGGTCTCGGACTGTGTGATGACCACGTCCCAGAGTTGCTGGCTACGCCCCTGGAACAGCGCCTCGGCGGTCACCTCGACCCGCCCGCCGGTGGAGGCGCGCAGGAAGTCGGTCCCGTTGTGGACGCCGACCGCGACCTGACCGCGGTCGGCGACGGCGAACCCGGCACCCGCGCCGCCCGCGGACTCGACGATGCTCGCGTACACGCCACCGTGCACGGTTCCCCAGTCGGTGAGGTGGTCTGCGCCGAGGTCCGCGTGTCCGCGCAGTGACGTGGCGCTCACCTCGTCCACGACGAGGCCGGAGACGCGGACGAACGTGCTCGCGGCGGCGGACGAGGAATCAGGGACAGCGCGGGAGTCGGACATGATGTCTTTCTACCCCCGGGCGGCGCGGTGGGCGGCGCCCGGCCCCCGGCCCCGGGGCGGCCGTCACCCGCCGACGTAGCGGGCCAGGTACTCCCCGGTCAGCGTCGATGCATCGGCGACGAGGTCGGCCGGGGTGCCCTCGAACACGACGCGGCCGCCGTCGTGGCCCGCGCCGGGGCCCAGATCGATGATCCAGTCCGCGCGGGCCATCACCGCCTGGTGGTGCTCGATCACGATGACCGACTTGCCCGCGTCGACGAGCCGGTCGAGCATGCCCAGCAGGTTCTGCACGTCCGCGAGGTGCAGGCCGGTCGTCGGCTCGTCGAGCACGTAGATATCGGCCTTGTCCGCCATCTGGGCCGCCAGCTTGAGGCGTTGGCGCTCGCCCCCGGACAACGTGGTGAGCGGCTGGCCGAGCCGCACGTATCCCAGCCCGACGTCGCGCAGGCGTACCAGGATCTTGTGGGCCGCAGGGATGCGCGCCTCGCCCGCCGAGAAGAAGTCCTCCGCCTCGGTCACGGACATCGCCAGCACCTCGCCGATGTTGCGCTCCCCCAGGCGGTACTCGAGCACCTCGGCCTGGAAACGACGGCCCTCACAGTCGTCACACGTCGTGGCGACACCCGCCATCATGCCGAGGTCGGTGTAGACGACTCCCGCGCCCTTGCACGTGGGGCACGCGCCCTCCGAGTTCGGGCTGAACAGCGCAGGCTTGACGCCGTTCGCCTTCGCGAACGCCTTGCGGATGGGCTCGAGCAGGCCGGTGTAGGTAGCGGGATTGCTGCGACGCGACCCCCGGATCGCCGACTGGTCGATCGCGACGACGCCCTC
Protein-coding regions in this window:
- a CDS encoding MarR family winged helix-turn-helix transcriptional regulator produces the protein MPADLRLDHQVCFSLYAASRASTSAYRHALASVGLTYPQYLALLALWEEDGLTVRQLGDRLHLDSGTLSPLLARLENAGLVARSRSADDGRSVHVHLTESGEKLRAEAEAIQCSLLGRLDMSEEDLLQLRTLAQRLVDSLEASA
- a CDS encoding GyrI-like domain-containing protein; translated protein: MSGSANPGSVDIKTLRRDLYSGRVGRVDTVEVPPMWFLRVDGRGDPNTALAYRTAVESLYVLSYAIRAIAKSELGRVHTVGPLEGLWYADDPRVFTARDKDAWNWTMMIWQPEWITPEVVAAAGERVTTTRGSDAGERVRFARFAEGTAVQTLHVGPYDEEGPVIARMHAEAIAGRGAVLSGHHHEIYLSDPRRVEPARLRTILRQPVASG
- a CDS encoding ABC-F family ATP-binding cassette domain-containing protein, which codes for MHQHQHHTHRLPAGDRAHIRLTDVAATLGDRTVLTGVDLTVSATSRLAVVGENGRGKTTLLRVLAGRHRPDSGSISRVGRIGTVDQHLDAPAARTVGDLVAEEIADSLAALRALDAAADALGAGEPGAEDEYAAALELATALDAWDADRRVDVALAGLGACDDRARPLASLSVGQRYRVRLACVLGAHHDLLLLDEPTNHLDASGLEFLTDRLRAHPGGVAVVSHDRALLRDVATHFCDLDPSPDGRPLVFGGGYEGWLEGRRRVRSAWEQAHTEQLDEQVRLARAADEARDRLRDGWRPEKGHGKHQRSTRAAGTVRAFVRRREDLERHRVTVPPPPPRFRWPAWDVPAGQRVLTCREVAVSGRLRAPVSMSFDTGDRLLVTGPNGAGKSTLLALLAGELDPDRGTVDRRPAARVAYLSQEVPQWDPRRTATQIYTEHVGRLGRDDAPGLTSTGLLDPRAAATAVSRMSQGQQRRLHLALCLAARPAMLILDEPTNHLASTLVDGLTEALTTASCAVVVATHDRQLLRDLSSWPPLALAPSGVDSAHVR
- a CDS encoding sigma factor-like helix-turn-helix DNA-binding protein, giving the protein METTFDFSAEDSPVDRLAAIARAKAEIAREEAAAVRFARVHGLSWAEIGTVLGVSRQALHKRFGRTA
- a CDS encoding FUSC family protein — protein: MARTRTGELLRPLVTLAPSPPRLPNATKAGLTVLLCLAVSMLLGRFDLGLLTVTGTFAVLYAPAAPLRRRAATVAGIGLGLVVATSLGAFTAGSHLAFAVTAVLLATVTAGVCLAFRVGPPGSYFLVLTAGIAYLLVGEHGTEPLLVPAMTAVGAAVAWLVTMVDLLPDPRRPERRAVRRARDAVAAYAATEPGPDSRPQHRAAAHALADAEEAVAEGMWTPSESISAELAAAHREYDARAARASRHIVPGDDPAWDPRNPDAGRWLEGDPESADVEMPSAAAAERAEREFVRDERRHIGSLRRRLRSGLRWPGEPWAVAASVGIATAVSIVLLTLLAGSDQPHLYWVIAFSALVLHQGGPRAARTYRALHRLTGTVAGLGVFLLVALLQPSGWWLIGLIVALQFTIELLVTRNYGLAVTLITPLALLIASGGDVPDQPLPLVGERLLDTVVGVLVALVVLWGLGRRAHHGAVRADTRRVLREIAEYTRGDEQTQDEPTLASALRDLNSSNSLLIADGHGDSPESRTAEAVTYAGYLMLGARDRDAVTGTAEEWSDLADLELPSGWRPAASDDSADARIREQCRRVGAGLD
- a CDS encoding PaaI family thioesterase gives rise to the protein MSDSRAVPDSSSAAASTFVRVSGLVVDEVSATSLRGHADLGADHLTDWGTVHGGVYASIVESAGGAGAGFAVADRGQVAVGVHNGTDFLRASTGGRVEVTAEALFQGRSQQLWDVVITQSETGKVLARGQLRLQNVDRPDDARGAAATDSAAG